From Demequina capsici, one genomic window encodes:
- a CDS encoding Fur family transcriptional regulator, with amino-acid sequence MSDSTAPRPRMTRQRTAVLEALGHGDFRSAQSWHDLLRHDGSNIGLATVYRTLQSLAEAGDVDTVVTDAGETLYRRCETPEVHHHHLRCRVCGAAEDIDIPDLEEFAARIGAEHGFSDIAHMLELTGVCSSCQRAGR; translated from the coding sequence ATGAGCGACTCCACCGCTCCTCGACCTCGGATGACCCGCCAGCGCACCGCCGTGCTCGAGGCGCTCGGACACGGCGACTTCCGCTCGGCTCAGTCGTGGCACGACCTCCTGCGGCACGACGGCTCGAACATCGGCCTGGCGACCGTCTACCGGACCCTGCAGTCTCTGGCCGAGGCAGGCGACGTCGACACGGTCGTGACCGACGCGGGCGAGACCCTCTACCGCCGGTGCGAGACCCCGGAGGTCCACCACCACCACCTGCGATGCCGCGTCTGCGGAGCCGCAGAGGACATCGACATCCCCGACCTCGAGGAGTTCGCCGCGCGGATCGGTGCCGAGCACGGCTTCTCCGACATCGCGCACATGCTCGAGCTGACCGGCGTCTGCTCCTCGTGCCAGAGAGCCGGGCGCTGA
- a CDS encoding metal ABC transporter permease produces the protein MINILSEPLVQRMLLVGLLVGLAAPVMGTYLVQRRMALLGDGIGHVALAGVAAGWLAGSAAGLAKQDALAIPGAVVFAIAGAVVIERMRSRGTAADVVMAILFYGGIASGVLLIGLAGGSNANLLGYLFGSISTVTWADVWLSVALAALILIVGLGLRSALFAVTHDQEFARSTGLPVEVLNMVVAVLAAITITVAMRVVGVLLVSALMIVPVAIAQLLTRSFSRTMHLAMGIGAVLTLTGIWITIFQNLQPGALIVVLGVVLYVIVAAATAVTRRARA, from the coding sequence ATGATCAACATCCTGTCGGAGCCGCTCGTCCAGCGCATGCTGCTGGTCGGCCTCCTCGTCGGCCTGGCGGCACCTGTCATGGGCACCTACCTCGTGCAGCGTCGCATGGCGCTGCTCGGGGACGGCATCGGCCACGTCGCCCTGGCCGGAGTCGCGGCAGGCTGGCTCGCCGGTTCGGCCGCGGGGCTAGCGAAGCAGGACGCGCTCGCGATCCCCGGCGCCGTCGTCTTCGCGATCGCCGGCGCGGTCGTGATCGAGAGGATGCGCTCCCGCGGCACCGCCGCCGACGTGGTGATGGCGATCCTCTTCTACGGCGGCATCGCGTCCGGCGTGCTGCTCATCGGGCTCGCGGGCGGATCCAACGCGAACCTGCTCGGCTACCTCTTCGGCTCCATCTCGACCGTGACCTGGGCGGACGTGTGGCTCAGCGTGGCGCTGGCGGCGCTGATCCTCATCGTCGGGCTCGGACTGCGGTCGGCGCTGTTCGCCGTGACGCACGACCAGGAGTTCGCGCGCTCCACCGGGCTCCCGGTCGAGGTGCTGAACATGGTGGTCGCAGTCCTCGCCGCCATCACGATCACCGTCGCCATGCGGGTGGTGGGGGTGCTGCTGGTGAGCGCGCTCATGATCGTGCCGGTGGCGATCGCCCAGCTGCTCACCAGGAGCTTCTCGCGCACGATGCATCTGGCGATGGGGATCGGCGCGGTGCTGACGCTCACGGGGATCTGGATCACGATCTTCCAGAACCTTCAGCCCGGCGCGCTCATCGTCGTGCTGGGCGTGGTGCTGTACGTCATCGTCGCCGCCGCGACCGCCGTCACGAGGAGGGCCCGCGCATGA
- a CDS encoding metal ABC transporter ATP-binding protein, with protein sequence MTTPTDVPPSLVEARDVRVSLQGTEILHGVSLTAAHGEVVALMGGNGSGKSTFVRTMVGAIPAASGTVRLFGAAATPQSRARLGYVPQRITASGGVAATALEVVMSGLLGSRDERTGLGARLRGLVPPRDARERAHAALRSVGIEDLAARDCARLSGGQQQRVLIARALVRDPDLLFLDEPMAGVDLESQVQFAHTIGHLKEHGVGVVIVLHEIGPLARLIDRAVILEQGCVTFDGPPPKDLGVHALPGHDHEHPHEDPPAPDGGTLGLELP encoded by the coding sequence GTGACGACCCCTACGGACGTCCCGCCCTCGCTCGTCGAGGCGCGGGACGTCCGCGTGTCGCTGCAGGGCACCGAGATCCTCCACGGAGTGTCCCTCACCGCCGCGCACGGCGAGGTGGTCGCGCTGATGGGCGGCAACGGCTCCGGCAAGTCGACGTTCGTGAGGACCATGGTGGGAGCCATCCCCGCCGCGAGCGGCACAGTGCGACTGTTCGGAGCCGCGGCCACGCCGCAGTCGCGAGCGCGGCTCGGCTACGTGCCCCAGCGCATCACGGCCTCCGGCGGCGTCGCCGCCACCGCCCTCGAGGTCGTGATGTCCGGCCTGCTCGGCAGCAGGGACGAGCGCACCGGCCTCGGCGCGAGGCTCCGGGGCCTGGTTCCTCCCCGCGATGCGAGGGAGCGCGCTCACGCGGCGCTCAGGTCCGTCGGCATCGAGGACCTCGCCGCGCGCGACTGCGCGAGGCTCTCCGGGGGCCAGCAGCAGCGGGTGCTGATCGCGCGCGCGCTCGTGCGCGACCCCGATCTGCTGTTCCTCGACGAGCCCATGGCAGGCGTCGACCTGGAGTCGCAGGTGCAGTTCGCCCACACGATCGGACACCTGAAGGAGCATGGCGTCGGCGTCGTGATCGTGCTGCACGAGATCGGCCCGCTCGCGCGGCTGATCGACCGCGCCGTGATCCTCGAGCAGGGATGCGTCACGTTCGACGGACCGCCGCCCAAGGATCTCGGCGTCCATGCGCTCCCCGGTCACGATCACGAGCACCCGCACGAGGATCCGCCGGCGCCTGACGGCGGCACGCTCGGATTGGAGCTGCCATGA
- a CDS encoding metal ABC transporter substrate-binding protein produces the protein MRTRTLTLAALTAAGTLGLAACAADAGTGTDPSTDPASLTVAAAFYPLEFVASQVGGDLVSLISLTPKGVEAHDVELSPATVRQLGNADLALYLAGFQPAVDDAISTTGVAALDAAGVVALRPADANADGEATSDAAAGSTTLDPHFWLDPELLAEYGDAVGQAFAQADPANADTYTANAATLHAALDDLNSQFATGLSQCQRDTIVTSHEAFGYLAAAYSLDQQSIAGIDPETEPSPARILEIQQIIADTGATTIFTESQVSTTVADAIAGDTGVTTAVLDPVENVVDGDDYISVMTRNLTALQAALGCA, from the coding sequence ATGCGAACAAGAACCCTGACGCTCGCCGCGCTCACCGCCGCGGGAACCCTCGGCCTCGCGGCATGCGCGGCCGACGCCGGCACCGGGACGGACCCCTCGACGGATCCAGCCTCGCTCACCGTCGCCGCCGCCTTCTACCCGCTCGAGTTCGTCGCCTCCCAGGTGGGCGGCGACCTCGTCTCGCTCATCTCGCTCACCCCCAAGGGCGTCGAGGCGCATGACGTGGAGCTGTCCCCTGCAACCGTCCGCCAGCTCGGCAATGCGGACCTGGCCCTGTACCTCGCAGGCTTCCAGCCGGCCGTGGACGACGCGATCAGCACCACGGGCGTCGCCGCGCTCGACGCGGCAGGAGTCGTCGCGCTGCGGCCCGCGGATGCCAATGCGGACGGCGAGGCGACCAGCGACGCCGCCGCCGGCAGCACCACGCTCGACCCGCACTTCTGGCTCGACCCCGAGCTGCTCGCCGAGTACGGGGACGCCGTAGGTCAGGCGTTCGCGCAGGCCGACCCTGCGAACGCGGACACGTACACCGCGAACGCCGCCACGCTGCACGCCGCGCTCGACGACCTGAACTCGCAGTTCGCGACCGGGCTGTCCCAGTGCCAGCGCGACACCATCGTCACGAGCCACGAGGCATTCGGCTACCTCGCGGCCGCGTACAGCCTGGACCAGCAGAGCATCGCCGGGATCGACCCCGAGACCGAGCCCTCCCCCGCACGCATCCTCGAGATCCAGCAGATCATCGCGGACACGGGCGCCACGACCATCTTCACGGAGTCCCAGGTGAGCACCACCGTCGCCGACGCGATCGCGGGCGACACCGGCGTCACCACCGCCGTGCTGGACCCGGTCGAGAACGTGGTGGACGGCGACGACTACATTTCTGTCATGACCCGAAACCTGACCGCGCTTCAGGCAGCGCTCGGCTGTGCCTGA
- a CDS encoding glycine--tRNA ligase yields the protein MAAPSRLDNVISLAKRRGFVFPCSEIYGGTRSAWDYGPLGVELKENIKRQWWRSMVTSRDDIVGLDSSVILAPQVWEASGHIKAFVDPLVECLSCHKRYREDHLLEEFEERKGRAPEGGLAEIACANCGTRGQFTEPKMFNGLLRTYLGAASDESGLHYLRPETAQGIFVNFENVMRASRQKPPFGIAQVGKSFRNEITPGNFIFRTREFEQMEMEFFVVPGTDEEWHQTWIDTRHAWYTDLGIAADNLRLFEHPQEKLSHYSKRTVDIEYRFGFQGSEWGELEGIANRTDFDLKTHSEHSGKDLSYLDPATNERFIPYVIEPAAGLSRSLMAFLVEAYEEEQVPTAKGGTETRTVLRLDRRLAPVKAAVLPLSKSEELVPTANALATELRQHWNIELDVTQSIGKRYRRQDEVGTPFCITIDFDTKDDQAVTIRDRDTMQQERVALSKVSEYLAPRLLGA from the coding sequence GTGGCCGCACCCAGCCGTCTCGACAACGTCATCTCGCTCGCGAAGCGTCGCGGGTTCGTCTTCCCGTGCAGCGAGATCTACGGCGGTACCAGGTCGGCGTGGGACTACGGGCCCCTGGGCGTCGAGCTCAAGGAGAACATCAAGCGCCAGTGGTGGCGCTCCATGGTGACCAGCCGCGACGACATCGTCGGCCTCGACTCGTCCGTGATCCTGGCGCCCCAGGTGTGGGAGGCCTCCGGGCACATCAAGGCCTTCGTCGACCCGCTCGTCGAGTGCCTCAGCTGCCACAAGCGCTACCGCGAGGACCACCTGCTCGAGGAGTTCGAGGAGAGGAAGGGGCGCGCCCCCGAGGGCGGCCTGGCCGAGATCGCCTGCGCCAACTGCGGCACGCGCGGCCAGTTCACCGAGCCCAAGATGTTCAACGGCCTGCTGCGCACCTACCTCGGAGCCGCCTCCGACGAGTCCGGGCTGCACTATCTGCGTCCCGAGACCGCGCAGGGCATCTTCGTGAACTTCGAGAACGTGATGCGCGCGTCCCGCCAGAAGCCGCCGTTCGGCATCGCGCAGGTCGGCAAGTCCTTCCGCAACGAGATCACACCCGGCAACTTCATCTTCCGCACCCGCGAGTTCGAGCAGATGGAGATGGAGTTCTTCGTCGTCCCCGGCACCGACGAGGAATGGCACCAGACCTGGATCGACACGCGTCACGCCTGGTACACCGACCTGGGCATCGCCGCCGACAACCTGCGACTGTTCGAGCACCCGCAGGAGAAGCTGTCGCACTACTCCAAGCGCACGGTGGACATCGAGTACCGCTTCGGCTTCCAGGGCTCCGAGTGGGGCGAGCTCGAGGGCATCGCGAACCGCACCGACTTCGACCTCAAGACGCACTCGGAGCACTCCGGCAAGGACCTCAGCTACCTGGACCCTGCCACCAACGAGCGCTTCATCCCGTACGTCATCGAGCCCGCGGCCGGCCTGAGCCGCTCGCTCATGGCGTTCCTTGTCGAGGCCTACGAGGAGGAGCAGGTGCCGACCGCGAAGGGCGGCACCGAGACCCGTACCGTGCTGCGCCTCGACCGGCGCCTCGCTCCGGTCAAGGCGGCCGTGCTGCCGCTGTCCAAGTCCGAGGAGCTCGTGCCTACCGCCAACGCGCTCGCGACGGAGCTGCGCCAGCACTGGAACATCGAGCTCGACGTCACGCAGTCGATCGGCAAGCGCTACCGCCGCCAGGACGAGGTCGGCACGCCGTTCTGCATCACGATCGACTTCGACACGAAGGACGACCAGGCGGTGACCATCCGCGACCGCGACACCATGCAGCAGGAGCGTGTCGCGCTCAGCAAGGTCTCCGAGTACCTGGCCCCCAGGCTTCTCGGCGCCTGA
- a CDS encoding YibE/F family protein produces MVVWPASWAMLGSTQTADEGSRWVQAEVTTDHGDGTFGAVVKGDESAGEATVLDPGDPTIEVHVGDSIRALELPDGDLVFSDYERGTPMLLMLIVYVALVLIIARWRGLGALLGLVVAFGIIIFFTAPALLGGGNPLVVGLVTGSGALFVLLYLAHGVNARTTTAYLGTLAGLSVTTLLAWWAVSASKLNGIWSEEGVHLEFWYRGVSLQGLVLCGIIIAGLGVLNDVTITQASAVWELRAARPDMGRRELFRRAMRIGRDHIASTVYTIAFAYVGAALPTILFVSLYDQSIGTTLTSADIAEEVVRTLVGSIGLVLAVPLTTAIGAAVVGTHALREASGEDADVDHADRAGSPVGDD; encoded by the coding sequence ATGGTCGTGTGGCCCGCGAGCTGGGCCATGCTGGGCTCCACCCAGACGGCCGACGAGGGCTCTCGCTGGGTCCAGGCGGAGGTGACGACCGACCACGGCGACGGCACGTTCGGCGCGGTCGTCAAGGGGGACGAGAGTGCTGGCGAGGCCACCGTCCTGGACCCTGGAGATCCGACGATCGAGGTCCACGTCGGCGACTCGATCCGCGCGCTCGAGCTTCCCGATGGCGACCTGGTCTTCTCCGACTACGAACGCGGCACACCCATGCTGCTCATGCTGATCGTCTATGTGGCGCTGGTGCTGATCATCGCGCGGTGGAGGGGCCTCGGGGCGCTGCTGGGGCTCGTGGTCGCCTTCGGCATCATCATCTTCTTCACGGCGCCCGCGCTGCTCGGCGGTGGGAACCCCCTGGTCGTGGGGCTGGTGACAGGGTCCGGTGCGCTGTTCGTGCTGCTGTACCTCGCCCACGGCGTCAACGCGCGCACCACCACCGCCTACCTCGGCACCCTGGCGGGGCTGTCGGTGACCACGCTCCTCGCGTGGTGGGCGGTGAGCGCCTCCAAGCTCAACGGGATCTGGAGCGAGGAAGGGGTGCACCTCGAGTTCTGGTACCGAGGGGTCTCCCTCCAAGGGTTGGTGCTCTGCGGGATCATCATCGCGGGGCTCGGTGTGCTGAACGACGTGACGATCACGCAGGCGTCCGCAGTGTGGGAGCTGCGCGCGGCGCGTCCGGACATGGGGCGCCGGGAGCTGTTCCGGCGGGCCATGCGGATCGGCCGCGACCACATCGCGTCGACCGTCTACACCATCGCCTTCGCGTATGTGGGTGCGGCGCTGCCCACCATCCTGTTCGTGTCGCTCTACGACCAGAGCATCGGCACCACCCTCACCAGCGCTGACATCGCCGAGGAGGTCGTCCGCACGCTCGTGGGGTCGATCGGGCTGGTGCTCGCCGTGCCGCTCACCACGGCCATCGGGGCGGCGGTGGTCGGTACGCACGCGTTGCGGGAGGCTTCGGGTGAGGACGCGGATGTCGACCACGCAGATCGAGCCGGCAGCCCGGTCGGCGACGACTGA
- the dusB gene encoding tRNA dihydrouridine synthase DusB — MSTSTTTGQRLLPPLRLGPLEVDTPVVLAPMAGVTNAAFRRLCRENGGGLYVAEMVTSRALVERTPESLRIIHHEPDEKPRSVQVYGVDPATIRAAVKMIVDEDRADHIDMNFGCPVPKVTRKGGGAVLPWKRDLFRDIVRAAVQEASRKNIPVTVKMRKGIDDDHLTYLDAARTAEKEGVAAVGLHARTAADYYSGTADWSAISRLKDAITTIPVLGNGDIWAAEDAVRMVEETGCDGVVVGRGCMGRPWLFADLQAAFEGREERVRPGLRHVADTIYRHGELMVDTFGGDERKAMREIRKHMAWYLKGYPVGGEVRRALGLVDTLAELRAHLDSMDLDTAYPGPDAEGARGRQGSARQPACPEGWLDTQDITPDMELRLREAELSVSGG; from the coding sequence ATGAGCACGAGCACCACCACAGGGCAGCGCCTGCTGCCGCCGCTGCGCCTGGGACCTCTCGAGGTGGACACGCCCGTCGTGCTGGCGCCGATGGCGGGGGTGACCAACGCCGCGTTCCGGCGCCTGTGCAGGGAGAACGGCGGCGGTCTCTACGTCGCTGAGATGGTGACATCGCGAGCCCTCGTGGAACGGACCCCCGAGAGCCTGCGGATCATCCACCACGAGCCCGACGAGAAGCCGCGCTCGGTGCAGGTCTACGGCGTCGACCCCGCGACGATCCGTGCCGCGGTGAAGATGATCGTCGACGAGGACCGCGCCGACCACATCGACATGAACTTCGGCTGCCCGGTGCCCAAGGTGACGCGTAAGGGCGGCGGTGCGGTGCTGCCGTGGAAGCGCGACCTGTTCCGCGACATCGTCCGGGCGGCGGTGCAGGAGGCGTCGCGCAAGAACATCCCGGTGACGGTGAAGATGCGCAAGGGGATCGACGACGACCACCTCACGTACCTCGATGCGGCGCGCACCGCGGAGAAGGAGGGGGTCGCGGCGGTCGGCCTGCACGCGCGCACCGCCGCCGACTACTACTCGGGCACCGCCGACTGGTCCGCGATCTCCCGGCTCAAGGACGCGATCACGACGATCCCCGTGCTCGGCAACGGGGACATCTGGGCCGCGGAGGACGCGGTGCGGATGGTCGAGGAGACCGGGTGCGACGGCGTCGTCGTGGGGCGCGGCTGCATGGGGAGGCCGTGGCTGTTCGCAGACCTGCAGGCCGCCTTCGAGGGTCGCGAGGAGCGGGTGCGGCCCGGCCTGCGTCATGTGGCGGACACGATCTACCGTCATGGCGAGCTGATGGTCGACACCTTCGGCGGCGACGAGCGCAAGGCGATGCGTGAGATCCGCAAGCACATGGCCTGGTATCTCAAGGGATATCCGGTCGGGGGAGAGGTGCGACGTGCGCTCGGCCTCGTCGACACGCTCGCCGAGCTGCGCGCGCACCTCGACTCCATGGACCTCGACACCGCCTACCCCGGTCCGGACGCCGAGGGCGCGCGAGGACGCCAGGGGAGCGCACGCCAGCCCGCCTGCCCCGAGGGATGGCTCGACACCCAGGACATCACGCCCGACATGGAGCTCAGGCTCAGGGAGGCCGAGCTCTCCGTCTCGGGCGGCTGA
- a CDS encoding lipopolysaccharide biosynthesis protein: protein MTAVSQREPSFRRAAVLMTATSFLVPAAGLVTAPILAHGLGAEGRGILAAALAPSALMLNLATIGLPQSLTFHLARRPSITRPTVAWAAAATVLLGIVVTVATGALLPFLSGGDSELARLIMIASVSTIPALVIGVLRGAATGRQMWRYIALERLIITAGRVIAFGALFATGTLTVFTAVVVNVGLPVLAGVVYIVVAAPPPTDMDKDVEETGTVGPLFGYGVRAWWGSVASMTLSRLAPLLMVPLSTAHDLGLYSVASTISDLPLVVVVAIQGALFSVGSRDRVASRITDTARLTTLLAIVGSAAFAVTLPWWIAPMFGDEFTDALGPTIVLLLAACILVPGLMSSTGLSSWGRPALKSLGLVVTLVANLTAFVLLVPHFGAWGAAWTSVISNTVQTIYMTNVSGRVIGVSPWRFVLIGRSDVARAWDLAATSARRGVAIVRR, encoded by the coding sequence GTGACAGCCGTCTCGCAGCGGGAACCGAGCTTTCGCCGCGCCGCAGTCCTCATGACCGCGACGAGCTTCCTGGTGCCGGCCGCGGGCCTGGTCACCGCCCCGATCCTCGCGCACGGCCTGGGCGCCGAGGGCCGCGGAATCCTCGCGGCGGCCCTCGCGCCGTCCGCGCTGATGCTCAACCTCGCCACCATCGGCCTGCCGCAGTCGCTGACGTTCCACCTGGCACGTCGCCCGAGCATCACCCGACCCACGGTCGCGTGGGCCGCGGCGGCGACCGTCTTGCTCGGGATCGTCGTGACCGTGGCGACAGGCGCGCTGCTGCCCTTCCTCTCCGGGGGCGACTCCGAGCTCGCACGGCTCATCATGATCGCGAGCGTGTCGACGATCCCCGCGCTCGTCATCGGGGTGCTGCGCGGAGCGGCGACGGGTCGCCAGATGTGGCGCTACATCGCGCTCGAGCGGCTCATCATCACGGCGGGCCGCGTGATCGCCTTCGGCGCGCTCTTCGCCACAGGCACGCTGACGGTGTTCACCGCCGTCGTCGTCAACGTCGGCCTGCCGGTGCTCGCGGGGGTCGTGTACATCGTGGTCGCCGCACCACCGCCCACCGACATGGACAAGGACGTCGAGGAGACGGGCACCGTCGGCCCTCTGTTCGGGTACGGGGTCCGCGCCTGGTGGGGCTCGGTCGCATCGATGACCCTGTCGCGGCTCGCGCCGTTGCTCATGGTGCCGCTGTCCACCGCCCACGACCTGGGCCTGTACTCGGTCGCGTCGACCATCTCCGACCTTCCGCTCGTCGTGGTCGTCGCGATCCAGGGAGCGCTGTTCTCCGTGGGCAGCCGGGATCGGGTCGCGAGCAGGATCACCGACACCGCGCGACTGACGACGCTTCTGGCGATCGTCGGATCCGCCGCGTTCGCGGTCACGCTGCCGTGGTGGATCGCCCCGATGTTCGGCGACGAGTTCACCGATGCGCTCGGTCCGACGATCGTGCTGCTGCTCGCCGCCTGCATCCTCGTCCCCGGCCTGATGTCGTCGACGGGGCTCAGCTCATGGGGGCGGCCCGCGCTGAAGAGCCTCGGTCTCGTGGTGACGCTCGTCGCCAACCTCACCGCCTTCGTGCTGCTCGTGCCGCACTTCGGCGCATGGGGCGCCGCGTGGACCAGCGTCATCAGCAACACCGTGCAGACGATCTACATGACGAATGTCTCAGGACGCGTCATCGGCGTCTCACCGTGGAGGTTCGTCCTGATCGGGCGTTCCGACGTCGCGCGAGCATGGGACCTGGCGGCCACCTCCGCGCGCCGCGGCGTCGCGATCGTGCGCCGCTGA
- a CDS encoding HAD family hydrolase, with amino-acid sequence MSVEVLRGSSHAASVKVVSYDIFDTVLLRDGSSQTARLAQAAVRAAATLGVEPRSLLTLRRWSQANAYRAVDMERPDGEARIAAICRAATAPLGLGPEAAEVLLSTELDVDAEHLSPRPGILAMVADARAAGRRVIAVTDTWYSAEHVAELLTRVAGAQPFDHVYTSADLQATKRSGSAFVAVASVEGCPPGEMLHVGDSRDADHDNAVAAAWQAVHLPRSRRHALTRLVGKALAAPTYARGRRRWPS; translated from the coding sequence GTGAGCGTCGAGGTGCTGAGGGGGTCGTCGCATGCGGCGTCCGTGAAGGTGGTGTCGTACGACATCTTCGACACGGTGCTGCTCCGGGACGGATCCAGCCAGACGGCGCGGCTCGCACAGGCGGCGGTGCGCGCGGCGGCCACGCTCGGCGTCGAGCCGCGAAGCCTGCTCACGCTCCGGCGGTGGTCCCAGGCGAACGCGTATCGCGCGGTCGACATGGAACGGCCCGACGGCGAGGCCAGGATCGCGGCGATCTGCCGCGCGGCCACCGCCCCGCTCGGACTGGGGCCCGAGGCCGCGGAGGTGCTGCTCTCCACCGAGCTGGACGTGGACGCGGAGCACCTGAGCCCCCGGCCCGGCATCCTCGCGATGGTCGCGGACGCGCGAGCCGCAGGCAGACGGGTGATCGCGGTCACCGACACCTGGTACTCGGCGGAGCACGTGGCCGAGCTGCTCACACGCGTCGCAGGCGCGCAGCCGTTCGACCACGTGTACACCAGCGCCGACCTCCAGGCCACGAAGAGGTCAGGGTCGGCCTTCGTCGCGGTCGCCAGCGTCGAGGGCTGCCCACCGGGCGAGATGCTGCACGTGGGGGACTCCCGGGACGCGGACCACGACAACGCGGTGGCTGCGGCGTGGCAGGCCGTCCACCTGCCGCGATCGCGACGGCACGCGCTCACGCGGCTCGTCGGCAAGGCGCTCGCGGCGCCCACCTACGCGAGGGGACGACGCCGGTGGCCGAGCTGA
- a CDS encoding glycosyltransferase family 2 protein, producing the protein MRRLSIIIPNYNYGRFVAQAIESALAVDWPDVEVIVVDDGSTDDSREQIAAYADHITVIHQDNAGPRVACNTGFASSTGDAVVFLDSDDLLEPTIARESARVWGHAVSKVQFPMLRIDGEGVPVGTSFPRFGTAPTPDQIRGWMRATGEYPTPPGSGNVYARSFLERLFPLGDRCGGSSDSSCLAAAPYLGDVITLTEPQARYRLHGDNRSYVLTDPARFSLRVERAVQRHQFALEVSGNEADGLAPLFRGRHLLQLRVAGRRLRPDDRPLPGDSAARMLRDALTSPFAPGPDGVAHRVLVSTWSLATLTAPGPVARRLIDRRFRQPVAG; encoded by the coding sequence ATGCGGCGGCTGAGCATCATCATCCCGAACTACAACTACGGCAGGTTCGTGGCGCAGGCGATCGAGAGCGCGCTCGCCGTCGACTGGCCCGACGTCGAGGTGATCGTGGTCGACGACGGATCGACGGACGACTCGCGTGAGCAGATCGCCGCATATGCCGACCACATCACCGTGATCCACCAGGACAACGCCGGACCGCGCGTCGCATGCAACACGGGCTTCGCGTCGTCCACAGGCGACGCGGTCGTCTTCCTCGACTCTGACGATCTCCTTGAGCCGACCATCGCGCGGGAGAGCGCTCGCGTGTGGGGTCACGCCGTGAGCAAGGTGCAGTTCCCGATGCTGCGGATCGACGGCGAAGGCGTGCCCGTCGGCACCAGCTTCCCTCGCTTCGGCACGGCGCCCACGCCCGACCAGATCCGCGGATGGATGCGTGCGACGGGGGAGTACCCGACGCCGCCGGGTTCAGGGAACGTCTACGCCAGGTCCTTCCTGGAGCGGCTCTTCCCGCTGGGCGATCGGTGCGGAGGCTCGAGCGACTCGTCGTGCCTCGCGGCGGCGCCCTACCTTGGCGACGTGATCACGCTGACCGAGCCGCAGGCCAGGTATCGCCTTCACGGCGACAACAGAAGCTACGTGCTGACCGATCCCGCCCGCTTCTCGCTGCGGGTGGAACGGGCCGTGCAGCGCCACCAGTTCGCGCTCGAGGTCTCCGGCAACGAGGCAGACGGGCTGGCGCCGCTGTTCCGAGGACGTCATCTGCTGCAGCTGCGCGTGGCCGGTCGACGCCTGCGTCCCGATGATCGCCCGCTGCCGGGCGACTCGGCGGCGCGGATGCTCAGGGATGCGCTCACGTCGCCCTTCGCCCCCGGCCCCGACGGGGTGGCGCACCGCGTGCTCGTGTCGACATGGTCGCTCGCGACGCTGACCGCGCCCGGGCCCGTCGCCCGCCGGTTGATCGACCGCCGCTTCCGTCAGCCGGTCGCGGGCTGA